GCCGGCGCCggtgccctcctcctgcccagcaggtTGCCTCTGCCGTGTGCTGTGTGCCGCGTGCCGCGTGCCACGCGCTGTCCTGTGTGCCATGTGCTGTGCCACGGGCTGCGTGCTGTGTGCTTCATGGTATGTGCTCCATGTTGTGCCATGTGCTGCCCCATGTGCCATGTACCCTGTGCTGCGTGTCATGTGCTGTGTGCCATGTGCCACGCGCATTGCCATGTGCCACGTGCCATGTGCTGTGTGCCATGTGCCACGCGCATTGCCATGTGCCACATGCCATGTGCTGTGTTCCATGTGCCACGTGCCATGTGCTGTGTGCCATGTGCCACGCGCATTGCCATGTGCCACGTGTCATGTGCTGTGTTCCATGTGCCACGCGCATTGCCATGTGCCACGTGCCATGTGCTGTGTGCCATGTGCCACGCGCATTGCCATGTGCCACATGCCATGTGCTGTGTTCCATGTGCCACGTGCCATGTGCTGTGTGCCATGTGCCATGCGCTGTGTGCCATGTGCCACGCGCATTGCCATGTGCCACGTGCGTGTGCTGCGGGCCACATgccatgtgctgtgtgctgggtgcCATGCTGTGCCACGTGCCGTGTACCACGCACGGGCGCTGTGCTGCGCTGCTGCCATGTGCAGCACACCAGGTGCTGTGCGCTGTTTGCTGCGCCGAAAGCCAGGTGTGTTCACTGTGTGCCAACTGCCTCCTGCCACATGCTGCGTGACACTGTGCCACATGCCGTGTGTCATCCACCCTGTCCCATGTGCCGTGTGACACTGTGCCACATGCCGTGGGCCATGTGTCCTTCAGCCTGTGCCACGCGCTGTGTGTCGCCTTCCCAGTGCCAGCAGATGCTCCTGGGGAGGTGGCGTCCACCAGGGTGGGGGGTGACCCAAGGCCACCACGGGGACCGAAACTGGGGCCCAGGGCAgctgtggcagggcaggggccacCGAGAGCCTGCCACGCGGGTGCCACCGAGCTGGACTCTGGGGCTGGGGATGCGGCCGCCACCTGGGTGCCGGCACAGGGGTGCCAGCCTGCCCCTGTCCGTGCAGCTGTGCCGCCTGGGAGCCGCTCGCCCGTCCGCCGGCACGGCCGTGCTGAACCACCGTGCCCCTCCGGCGCTGCCCGCTGCCGGCACTCCCGCACGCAGGCAGAGCGCGCTGCCCGCACCGCCCCGATCAACCTGCGTATTTATAGCTCCTGATTCATCTTCCTATAAAGCAGGATAATAGACGTCGCCATAGAAACCCGGCGCCTGACGAGCCTGCGGCAGCAGCCGGCCCTCGGCGCGGGCAGGGgtctgccccagcacccccatccACAGGGCTGGCTGGGTGCCCCGCCGGAGGGTGCGGGGGGAcccggtggggctgggggtgcccagcaTCACCCAGCCGGGCTGCACCCACCGGCGGTGCAGCtgggcgggggagcggcggcagggctggcagggcgcTGGTGCCACCGGGCCACATCCTGGCATCCCCAGGGAGGGTCTCGCCGCCTGCCCCCGGCTCAGCCGAGCCCTGGCGAGGGGCCTGCTCGCACCGGGGCTGAGCCCGAGCCCTCCCGGCCCCGGCACTGTGCCACCCTGACCCGGCAGGTGCCGGTTAATTAAGCCGGGGTTAATTATTGACAGTGCCTGCGCTTCCTAAGCGGCTTGATACGGCAATTCCTTGGAGCACGGCAGgacaggggctgcggggctgggggtgctcggcgtgctgcctgcctggggcaccccagggtgctgggggggtgggcacAAGCCCCGGTGCAAACACCTCAGGTGGGGAGATGGCGGGGGGGGCATCCCGCCAGGCACTGCGGCCCCCCCAAAGCATCATGAGGGTGCactggggcagggcggggggcattGGGTGCAGGGGGCATTGGGGGGTGcactggggcaggatggggggcagagggtATATCTGGAGGGGATTGCAGAGGTTGCACGGGGAGGGGACCCTGGgctcgggggggtccctgggaggacGTGTGGGGCCTGGCAGCCCCAGGTGCTGCTGAAGGAGCCACCTCTGTGCCACGGGCTCTGCCGACAAACACTGGCACCGTGCAGCCGTGCCGTGACTCACCACAGGGCCTGGCAGCCCGCCATGGCCCCCTGTGCTGCCCATCTGGCCATTGCCCCCCACCGCAGATAAGGTCCCCGGGGATGGGTCCCCACCCTGCTGCGGCTCCTGATAACGCTGGGTGCTTCCCGCCGCCGGCGCCACCGGCACGCCGCTTCCTGCCCCGCGCCCATGGGAACAGCTGCCTGGCTGGAAAcagcaataaatatttatttccacgGAGCAGGCTGGGCGAAAGGGGGGTCACGGCCACGCGCACCCGCCCCAGGGCAAGGAAGGCCACGGGGATGGCTGCAATGTGTGGCCGGAAAAGTCCCCCATCCCCGGGGGGGTGTCATGCAGCcagtccccccccctccccgccagaCCCCCACCACCCTGGCCCCCGGGGCAATGCATGGGGCTGTATAAGTtatggggggtgctggggctccccAAGCAGAGTGCCCCCCCACAGCAGGGCTCGGCAGTCGTGTTGTGCAGTGGCAAGGCCGAGCGCTGccagccccccccgacccccccggcccctcagGCCATGGGCCAGGGCGCGGGCAGCTCCGAGTCGCCCATCTCCTCCTGGTAGAGGCGGTTGAAGAAGGCGTTTTGCAGGGGGGAGAAGTGGTTGCGCCAATCCCCCACCACGCCTGCGGGACAGAGGGGACGGGGCGGCAGGGAGGCTGCAGCCGGGGCCGgcgccccccgtgtcccccccaccccgtcccccctCACCTTTCCTCATGAAGCATCCCTGGCTGTGGTCCATGATCTCGGAGGGGATGAGGGAGTAGTTGGCCATGGCGTTGTCCCGCATGGCCATGAAGCTGCAGTGCTGCTCCAGGGCTCCCAGCGTCTCCGGTCCCAGCGGGCAGCCCAGGAAGGTGCTGAGCCGCTGCGCCGTGCTGCGCAGGTCCTGCGGCGGAGGGGACAGTCAGCCCCGGGCAGCcggtggggacggggatggggacacgccGGGGCTCACCTGGTGCACCTCCTCGTAGGTGACGTACAAGATGTCCAGGAGCTGCCGCTGGCCCAGCCAGCCCTTGACGTGGTCGAACCAGGAGCCATAGTGCACTGGGGGAGacaggggggtgatggggggccCCATGGCTGAGTCCcgggaccccgggaccccccagcccttaCCTGTGCCCTCGAGGAACCGTGTGAGGAAGGTGTCGAAGGAGCCGGGGTCAGGCAGGAACTTGGCCAGGCGGTGGAAGTGGTAGAAGGAGACAGCGACGTCCTTGGGGTTCCTGGCCATGTAGATCACCTGGGGGGGATGGCGTCAgccccatggcggggggggaTTCCGCTCCAGCCCGCTCAGAAAGTCCCCGGCAATCACCCCGGCTGCGGGAAGCCCCGTGGGCACGGGATGCCCCTGTGGGGACCCCTCAGACCATCCCGGCCCCCCTCACCTTGGCCTTGCTCTGCTGCAGGGCGGGGGCCAGGACGCGGGCGGGCAGGTGGGTGGTGATGAGCCGGGGGGCGGCCGTATCCCGCAGCGCATCCCTGAAGTAGATCTGCTCCAGCCAGGGCGCCCGCTCCCAGTTGGGGATGGTCTTGGCCGGCAGGACGTCCCCGCGGCTGAACAGCAGCGTCAGGATCTCCTGCATCCAGGTGGTGCCTGGGTAGGCGGGCGTCAGGGCAGCGCCAGCCCTGCGTGGGGCACCGCGCGGCACCGCGCGGCACAGTACGGCATGGCGTGGCACAGCGTGGTACAGCACAGCActgtatggcatggcatggctcaGCACAGCGTGGCACAGTACcccatggcacagcatggcatggcacagcacggtaCAGCATGCATGCCATCATACGGCATGGCACAGGACCCCATGGCATGGTGCAGCATGGCATGTCAtcgcatggcacagcatggcgtgGCACAGATGGGCACAGCACGGCATTGAATGGCTCGGCACAGCATGGTTTGGCATGGCATGGCTCAGCACGGCATGGCTCggcatggcacaacatggcacagggcagcagctgggctggcagtGCCGTGTGGGAcccctgccccagagcccccacCAGTCATACCAgtctggggttggggacaggacggggctggggctggggagggtgtgGGGGTGGCTGCCCTTCACCTGCAGGgcaaggggtttgggggggggtgggagctgGCGACTGGGGCTGGGGGTTCCCTGCGCTGTGCCTGGAGGGGCCAgtggccgcggggctgcgggggccgggggggccctgcccggggaggggctGGCCCCAAGCCCAGCCACCTCCCAGCCACGCAGGCAGCTCCCGGTTCAGCCATGGCACCTCCCATGCCCCCGTCCCGCTCCAGCCTGGGggtctccagccctgccccactgACCCCCCACCCGCCTgcgtcccctccctgtcccccagccctgccgggcccctcctcgccccccagccccccgccccgccggccctcACCCGATTTGGGGTAGGTGGCGATGACCACGTCGGTGGGGCGGAAGGGGAAGGTGGTGGCGAAGCCGAGGGACTCCTGGGTGTGGAGGTGGCCGGGCAGGGAGATGCCGGCGAAGGTCTCGGTCACCTCCATCCGCTCCATGGCCCCGCTGCTGCAGGGGACGCGCTGGCGACCGGCCTTAAATAGCTGCAAAAGAGGAAGCC
This Calonectris borealis chromosome 12, bCalBor7.hap1.2, whole genome shotgun sequence DNA region includes the following protein-coding sequences:
- the LOC142087412 gene encoding sulfotransferase 2B1-like, translating into MERMEVTETFAGISLPGHLHTQESLGFATTFPFRPTDVVIATYPKSGTTWMQEILTLLFSRGDVLPAKTIPNWERAPWLEQIYFRDALRDTAAPRLITTHLPARVLAPALQQSKAKVIYMARNPKDVAVSFYHFHRLAKFLPDPGSFDTFLTRFLEGTVHYGSWFDHVKGWLGQRQLLDILYVTYEEVHQDLRSTAQRLSTFLGCPLGPETLGALEQHCSFMAMRDNAMANYSLIPSEIMDHSQGCFMRKGVVGDWRNHFSPLQNAFFNRLYQEEMGDSELPAPWPMA